Sequence from the Luteibacter aegosomaticola genome:
TCCAATGGCTGAAGGCGCCCACACTCGCGCCCTTACCGCGAACGAACAGCGGGTAGACCTCGGAATTGATCAGCCAGATGCAGACGCCAAAACTGCCGCAGTTCAACATCATGTAGGCCGCAAGGCAGGCCACGGCAAGCCAGCGGCTGAAATCGTTCTGCGGACCCGCACCCAGGAACATGAAGCCCATGACCACGAGCGCCACGATCGAACCCGGGATCATCCACAGCAGGTACGTACGGCGGCCGAACCGGTCGACCAGGAAGCTGCCGATCACGGTCATGATCACGACGAGCACCGTGCTCGCACCGGTGCCAAGCACCGCCGCTTCATCCGAAAAGCCAGCCTTCGTCAGGATGGTCGGTGCGTAATAGATCAGTGCGTTGTTGCCGGTGATCTGCGAGAACATCGAAATACCCGCGCCCACGACCACGGCAGGCCGGATCCACGGCTTGGTGATGTCCTTCCAGCTACCGGTCGGCTCCTGCTCGGCGACGGTCTCGATCTCGGCAATCTCAGCCCGCGCCGCCGCGGCACTGCCACGCACGCGCTCGAGCACTTTCATCGCTTCGTCGATACGCTTTTCCGCCACGAGCCAGCGCGGGCTCTCTGGCAGATAGGCCATGCCGCCCAGCAGGATGATTGCGGGTACGACACCCAGGCCGAACATCCAGCGCCAGTGCTCACCCAACACGAAGCCGGTGAAATACGCCACGGTGATGCCGAACACCACCATGAACTGGAACAGCGTCACCATCTTGCCGCGATGCTTCGAGGGCGATACTTCGGCGATATACACCGGGATGATCTGCGTGGAACTACCGGCCGAAAGACCCAGCAGGAAGCGCGCGGCGATCAGCCAGCCGACCGACGGCGCGAAGGCCGATGCAATCGAACCCGCGGCAAACAGCACGCCGACGAAGATCACCATGCGCCGACGGCCGAGACGATCGGAGAACGGGCCCGTCGCCAGGCAGCCGAACAGCGCACCGAAGATAATCGCGCCGGTCACCAATTGTTTCGTGGTGTCATCCAGCGCGAACTGGCGGCCGAGACCGAGCAACGCGACGCCGATCACGCCCGTGTCGTAGCCGAAAAGCAGGCCACCCAGCGCCGCGATGACGGCGATGCCTACGACCAGGGCGGTCTTTGGCGTGGCCTCCCCGGCCACGGGCACAGAGGAAGAGGACACAACGCTCATGCTGACTCCATCGGAAGGGTGCGCGCGCGGAAATCCGCGAGATGTGCCGTGGCGTCGATACGCCGGGCATTCGGTTCGTCGGTGGTTTCAATCCAGTGCAAGGCATCTTCGCGCGACCGACCGAAGCGCATGTGCCGTTCCAGCAATTGCCTGCGGCGCTGCTCGTCATCCACATCGACGAACCACACCTCATCGAGCAACGGGCGAACGCCGCTCCACGCGCCTTCCTGCATGAGCAGATAGTTACCTTCGGTGATAACGAGCCGCGCACTCGCGGGCACCGCGATCTCGCCTGCGATGGGCTCCTCGATCTCACGATGGAACGCCGGCGCGTAGACCGTCTCGCCTTCCACGGGCGCACGCAGGC
This genomic interval carries:
- a CDS encoding sugar porter family MFS transporter, with translation MSVVSSSSVPVAGEATPKTALVVGIAVIAALGGLLFGYDTGVIGVALLGLGRQFALDDTTKQLVTGAIIFGALFGCLATGPFSDRLGRRRMVIFVGVLFAAGSIASAFAPSVGWLIAARFLLGLSAGSSTQIIPVYIAEVSPSKHRGKMVTLFQFMVVFGITVAYFTGFVLGEHWRWMFGLGVVPAIILLGGMAYLPESPRWLVAEKRIDEAMKVLERVRGSAAAARAEIAEIETVAEQEPTGSWKDITKPWIRPAVVVGAGISMFSQITGNNALIYYAPTILTKAGFSDEAAVLGTGASTVLVVIMTVIGSFLVDRFGRRTYLLWMIPGSIVALVVMGFMFLGAGPQNDFSRWLAVACLAAYMMLNCGSFGVCIWLINSEVYPLFVRGKGASVGAFSHWTFDLLVTLSTLSLVTWLGAAHTFWLYAVISVFALAFVYFLVPETAGKSLEEIEHELREHRFYPFQKKRLEH
- a CDS encoding nucleoside/nucleotide kinase family protein, translated to MIESNVRARLDALLAGGGRHILGIAGSPGSGKSTLAAQILAICGDTAVNVPMDGFHLANAELKRLGRASRKGAPDTFDAAGYVALLRRLRAPVEGETVYAPAFHREIEEPIAGEIAVPASARLVITEGNYLLMQEGAWSGVRPLLDEVWFVDVDDEQRRRQLLERHMRFGRSREDALHWIETTDEPNARRIDATAHLADFRARTLPMESA